In one window of Meleagris gallopavo isolate NT-WF06-2002-E0010 breed Aviagen turkey brand Nicholas breeding stock chromosome 4, Turkey_5.1, whole genome shotgun sequence DNA:
- the LOC109367286 gene encoding sulfotransferase 1 family member D1-like codes for MGKDEVLRQELGCLHDIPLYKSFVAGWPQVEAFQARHDDLLIATYPKSGTTWLSEILDAIYHDGDLEKCRRDAIYNRVPFLEMKAPGILSGVEQLEKTPSPRLVKTHLPVHLLPASFQEKDCKVIYMARNAKDVVVSYYYFHQMAKIHPDPGTLSEFLQAFMDGKVAYGSWYKHVKGWWEKRHEKRLLYLFYEDMKKDPWGEVQKILQFLGKEVAEETVARILHHTSFQEMKKNPTANYETMPTTLMDHSLSPFMRKGISGDWANHFTVAQNERFDQHYQQHMAGSDLCFQMEA; via the exons ATGGGAAAGGATGAGGTGCtcaggcaggagctgggctgccTTCATGACATTCCACTCTACAAATCCTTTGTGGCAGGCTGGCCACAGGTGGAGGCCTTCCAAGCCCGGCACGATGACCTGCTCATCGCTACCTACCCCAAGTCTG gcacAACATGGCTGAGCGAGATCCTGGATGCGATCTACCATGATGGCGACTTGGAGAAGTGTCGGCGAGATGCTATCTATAACAGGGTGCCCTTCCTGGAGATGAAGGCCCCTGGGATACTGAGCG GTGTTGAACAGCTGGAGAAAACCCCATCCCCACGGTTGGTGAAGACCCACCTGCCAGTTCACCTCCTCccagcctcctttcaggagAAGGATTGCAAG GTGATCTATATGGCTCGCAATGCCAAGGACGTCGTAGTCTCCTACTACTACTTCCACCAGATGGCCAAGATCCACCCTGATCCTGGCACACTAAGTGAGTTCCTGCAGGCATTCATGGATGGGAAAG TGGCCTATGGGTCCTGGTACAAGCACGTGAAGGGCTGGTGGGAGAAGAGGCACGAAAAGCGGCTTCTCTACCTCTTCTATGAGGATATGAAGAAG gATCCATGGGGAGAGGTTCAGAAGATCCTGCAGTTTCTGGGCAAGGAGGTGGCAGAGGAGACGGTGGCAAGGATCCTCCACCACACCTCCTTCCAGGAGATGAAGAAGAACCCTACCGCCAACTATGAGACAATGCCCACTACACTGATGGACCACAGCCTCTCCCCATTCATGCGGAAAG GCATCTCCGGTGACTGGGCGAATCACTTCACTGTGGCCCAGAATGAGCGCTTTGACCAGCACTACCAGCAGCACATGGCAGGTTCGGATCTCTGCTTCCAGATGGAGGCATGA